From Ananas comosus cultivar F153 linkage group 2, ASM154086v1, whole genome shotgun sequence:
gcatcccgaggaggTNACTGCACTAGTCAAACATTTAGCcaagttatttttttgttctcaaTCTTTCGAGTTTATTCATATTTCTATTTAGAGAGTAAATTATTGCGTCCATATATCTATGTACTATAAATTTATCAACTCTTTTTTCCTCATATATTTCTATGCCATTATTCACCGAGTTACAATCTTTTTTTATCGTATAAAGTTTGAACTGTTAATCTGAAAAATGCAATGGGTGAAAATCtgctatatttataatatatagatgAACTAAGGAGGCGTTTGGTTTACGTTATGTAGCATTACCACGTTTGGTTTAATACTGTAATATAATGCTGGATTACAGTTTATATGGAATTACTATCTTTGattcattttataaaattcagtaacctttacaataaaatatagtttatTACAAAATTGACCTGATGGtcatattttgacaaattttttttttactgtttacaaataataaatctattactaaaattttattttaaaataatttaaattttgaatttagatgtaaaactgtaatttaaatttaaaatttaaaatttaaaatctaaacaaataatataaatttttatttaatttaaaatataaatgtgaaatataaaaatttaaaatttaaaataattaaattttaaatttaaaatttaaaatctaaatttagaatttaaaatataacttttaaattttaatttatatttaaaatttgacaatttaaaatttaaaattaaaattttttaaaatgcagTATTAAAATGGTTCGGGGGTTGAAGGTGTAaacttatatttctatataatatgtaaaataatctACCATCAGTAATACGAGATACTCACCCTCTACTTGGTAATATTTTCGAAATAATCCCATatcatttgtaatgctacattatcGACCAAATTATAGATTCGATCAATCAAATGCAATAATCCTGACAGAATTGTCTGTAATCCTGACAGGATAACCCAACGCAAGCATGTCTTAAAAGTTTGAAGACTGGAATAGAgcttgatgtttttttttttttttttttatataggtAGCNttttttgagagataggtagcacgctatccgcttcgtttatttcatttagaaataaacttagctggaaatgtgaatcaattaggattcaaacttgaaacctcgggtaccaactactaagctctttgtcacttgctttagggcCGGTTGGTAATAGAGCTTGATGTTAAGTTTTAGATACCGGAAGTGCTGCTAAGTTACAAATCAGCAGGATCTTGTTCACAgtgactcaaaattttcaaagtagTTGCCATGTAACCCAACCCTTGGAAGTGAGAATTTTGGCCCATGAGTTTGGCCCATATACATCAGATTAAACCAAAATGGCATGATATGTCCCTGGATCACCACCAAAATGATTTGACCCTGGATCAGATTTAACTGATGCCCATTTTTAGGGTTTGCTAAGGCTACTGTGCCAAAAGGAGATGGATTATGAATTTGTGACTATGTCAGTAGACTAGGCATACGGGCAAGTTGGGCAACCTGTGGACAGGTTATCGTGTCTGCGGATTATATGGACACAGATAGAATTTACCtgcaaattttttaataacCAATATCCTTACCCATACCACTCCCCCCTCCCTCCTTTCCAAACATAGATTACTTGTTATACTTTTCAAACACAGAtaacataatttattatttaaaacatCACAATATATAAcagataataaagaaaaaaaaatgatattaggAGAAATTGGTGTTAGGATTTTAGGAATGGGTAAAACGAAAAGAGtactcactttttttttatttttaaaaaatatatatttgcatatattcGTGGGTATATGTGGATTGCTTAGAATGCCCATAATCTAATGGGTAATTGCCTAttttatcaataattttttgaggaaaaaaaaagaatacccATACCAGTAAATTTACAGAATATTTGTGAGTACCTGCAAGTTCGGATTGAGATTACATGGtctatatataagaatatactTATCTTAATCGAACTATTTAGATCTGAACATGTTATCATTTACGAAAACAAAACGGAATATTTTTCATCATGATATTTTTAACGCACATTTTCTTTCACATGCTTGTGGCAGGAACATAAATTAAAAAACCGCTATAGATTTATTATGTTATTGGAAAGACCGATATAGTAGAAAATATGTCTAAAAATATGCGTGTATTGTAGAAATAAAAAGTATgtcaaattaatatatcaaatagattactatttatttatttatttatttattttttttttgaggaatagatagcaagctagctGCTTCATTCATAAAATAAGATGAATTAAGCGTACATAGTGGATTACTATTAAATGGTTCAATTTATTTACTCAGTGGTATCTGTGAGTGTTAGGTCCCCTACTTTCTTTTTGCACGCTCACTGGGGCTACATTTTTTTGTTCTATAATCCTTTACACCCTTCATAGTTCAAAAATTTGTAATACTTTTTGGGAAAACTCCTCCCACCCACCCCCggcgtggtttcgcacttttttattttagtaccctatgatttaaagtgtatcaagttagtaccctgtggtttctcactttatcactttagtatcctgtgatttaaagtgtatcaaattagtactctgtggttttactTTTGTATCGAATTAGCaccttgtgattttttttatcaagttagcaccctgtggtttttaaaccacatggtactaaagtgataaagtgcgaaaccacaggatactaaagtgataaaatgcgaaaccatagggtactaacttgatacactttaaatcacatagtactaaagtaaaaaagtgcaaaactacagggtactaacttgatacactttaaaccacattgtaccaaagtaaaaaaagtgaaaccacaagggggtatttgaagttttcccttactTTTTTGAAGTccataaatttgtattaatcCCTCTACTTTGTATTAATCCCTCTACTTATTATGTAGAAACTTTTAAATGAAAAATAGGAAATGACCATAATATGCTGTTTTTGAAAATgaggtaaaaataaattacattaaAATGGAATTAGTGCACAATTTTGTGTCCAAACCCATATACAACAACGAATTTGCAAAAATCAAATGctagaattaaaattatatttgctgAAATAGGTTGCGGATATAAGTAGAAGTCAaccaatttttgtttttcagatTATCTGACAAAGTCAATTATAAGATTTTGAATTTACAGAATGAttcgattttgattttttaaatttgagtctAAAATTGAGTTTGGATTTGTTCTCAATATTAATTTTTCACGGATATCTATACAGTACTTTACTacactatattattattattttttttcaaagatgTCATTGAACTACTATTTTTTTGATTGCTTACTTTGTAAACTTTAGACCTATTTTATAGGTCTATATGGTCACATAGATAGTACAGTATAACtaagctttttttaaaaaataatctaaaaattagGTCGAACAGTGACAGGTCAAGATTAACTAATTTAACAAACATGTCAACCATTGATTGAACAGTAACATCAATATGACAACAtaaatattatttgttatttttaatttaattatatagaaatatattattattattattatttaatttaaactaaattaaatagatGTAAGCGCTTaagttttattttctataaaactaATATTAAGTTGTTAGATATTAATGTGACTTTTTTATTAAGAGGCCCTCGAAAATCATTTTTTGgtattaaaaaagtttttttttttttttttttgaaagataggtagcgcgctacccgcttcatttattttatttagaaataaacttagctagaaatgtgaatcaactaggattcgaactaccaaccattcctagagcaagtggtaaagagcttggtggttggtatccgagacccaagtttgaattctagttgattcacatttcttgctaagtttatttctaaatgaagtaaaacgaagtgggtagcgtgctatctatctctcaaaaaaacaaaacaaaaaaaaattatttgtcgACCAATTAATAGCCTTCTCTATAGCTGATTAGAATCTAGATCACGGTCGGACCAACCGATTCGGTCtaatttctaaattatatttattattataattttttttggggttGGATGGAATGAATCAATTTAATGTTGGATCGGTCACATTCCACTACCGGTGGCGTCCCCACTCACTCGCGCACTAACTTCGCAATCGCAaatgtaaacaaaaaaaaaaaaaaaaaaaaaaaaaaaaaaaaaaaaaaaaaaaaaggaaaaaaacttcACTCAGCAGCGACAGTAGCCCCCCTTCcactgcagaaatcatgatcGGCGCCGACGAAACAATTCCCGGAGGgcggaaaagagagagagaggaggaagaaaaaaaagatgtccggcggcggcggcggcggggggtgGCGTCGGTCGGGGGCGTGCGCGCGGTGCTGTCTGGTGGTGTTCGCGGTGGCGTCGGCGCTCTGCGTGTCGGCGCCCGCCCTCTACTGGCGCTACAAGAAGAGcttcctctccgccgccgccggcagcaccaccaccaccaccacctcctcctcctcctccgcggcgGCAGTCTGCCCTCCCTGCCTCTGCGACTgcccccctcccctctccctcctccacaTCGCCCCCGGTACCTTTTCCCCTTGTTATCCTTTTGGATCCGACATTTTGTTAATaccccacaattttttttttcttttttcttttttgtcccCTACATGATTTATCTTGCTCTGCCAAAATGACCTCGATGCCGCGTATGTTATACTTTTGTAGCATCTAATCATACTCCGCATCTAACATCCCTTCAAAAAAACCAGAGATGCGTGTTGCTTAAGATCGTAATAACTTTGTATCGAGGATTAAGCGCCGTGGTATGGGATCGTACCaatcgaaaaaaaataaaataaaatctacgTGCCGACACACTATGGCATTATTTACAAATTTCTTTGGTATTATATATTTGAACCAAATCTTTCGCACTTTATTGAGGTAGCTACTTGCTAGAAAAGTAGGTTTTGAACCACGCTATCATGCTGATATCTTATCGGCACGGAACAACACAGTGAGCACGGTCGGTGTCGATGCGTTGTGTACAACCTGGTGTTAGGATTCAGGGCAATTTGTTGCGTCTTTGTGCTGTTTGAATGGTAGTTACTTTAATCTTGAACTTCAGTGCTTTTGCATGATATTGGTTCCTAACAACGAATTTTTCATGCATCTTTCGCAGGATTGGTTAACCTCTCCATTACAGGTATGAGCTCGTCTTTTGAGTCGTAAGTTATTCTTTTATGTTCTTCATTGTACTCCGTTTGGATTGTCCTCATGAGTAAGCGGCGGCCTTTATAGGTCAATTTGATGGACTTATTCAACGAAAAGCATGTTTTCTGCtaatatatttgttttaatttgctatcgttttttttttttcctaattttagTTGAATATGGATAGATTAACTTTGGTAGAAAATTCACCAGCTTCTACATGCTTGAGCTTGAATTTTGTCGTTGCTATTCCGGGAGATGTTCGTATGTTACTCCCCGGATGTTATTTTGTTTGTCGTATGAAATAGTTTCAGATCGAATTGGTGCATATCTGTTTTGGAAAGTAAAAGGCGATCTTCGTCACTGTATTTTTTAATGATTCTCTAAACTATTTTGTAAAGGTAGAAAGAGCAGATCTTTGTTTCAATGCAATCCAAATCTAGCAAAGTTGTAAGAATGAAATAGTTTCTATCAGTTGATGTTTGAATTCAAACTAACATGCGGAAAACTGAATGTGTTCAGATGATATATCCAATAATTCGCAAAGTGGTTTCTTGTTTGTGGCACTTATTTTACTCTTTGAAGCCATTATAATTCTCATATCTCACAAAAAGCATTTTTGTAAtgcaaatttattaatttaattgccaGAGCTAAGTGACCTGGATTTCAAATAGAAGATAAATTAGAGGAAAATAGGGACGGCAACGAGGAGGGTGGGGGTTGGAGGGCTCTTCCCCGTCCCCATACCTGCGGGTTTATAAGGTCCCCATCCTGGCCCCATCGCCGCCAACAGGGGGAAAATCTTTTCCATCCCCTTCAACGTACCTATGGAAATACCCATCCCCATGGGAACCccgcaaattttaaaaataatgtactaaattaatttttatttaaaattaaataagatttaatttaatttaatttaaatttcattcaattattaagtttatttttgttCAGTGTCAAATTATTCAGCATGACGCATCAAATTACTAAAAATGTTTggcaatcaaatattatttaactaatatattGTGTAAAAATTGAAtgtactaaaaatatttaaataaattagaaaggtACTAAAGGCATCACAGTTTGCgttctatatttataaataaattaagaattataaaataatatattatatatttcgcAGGGATTGGAGATTTTGCAGCGTGGGGAGTAGTATCCCTGTCCCCGCCCTATCCCCGTGAGCGGGGTGAATTCATCCCCCGTCCCCATCCTTGCGGGCAAAAAATACTACCCATTCCCGCCCCAATCGGGGTGGATCACCACAGGGACCCGAGTCTGCAGAAATAATTGTCATTCCTTGTCTATTGggtcaaaaagaaagaaagaaagaaagaaagaaagaaagaaatacaACTCCAACTTTCAACTGGATTTTATGTGTCTTCAAAAACCATTCTTTTGCTTAATTTTGCTTTATTTATGGTTTAATATGAAATTCGACAACATAAAAATTAGGTTGACTACTTGTCAAATCTTGCCAATTCTTTGGTATTATTCTTGTCTTGAGTCGTGACCATTCGGAATTAACTGACCTCATCTTTTTAAAAAGTCTTGGGGGCTGGTAATTACCTTTAATTGACTGGTAGACCTGCTCAGGGACATAACACCAAAACTGCAATACTAAACTCTGTTCTGTTAACTTTGAACCTCTTAATTTTATGGGACCTTCAATAATGCAAGTAGTATCTTCCGGATTTTGAAATTTCACCTTATTCAGACACGCACACTTGTAACGGTTAGGAAAATATTAGTAGACGGATTTAGTTGATACCCATGCTGAATGGAAATGTCTAAAGAAAATTACTAACTTGCTGATACATAGTTTAATTGGTCCTGTGTCGCTTATTCCTATTGATcctgcatttttcttttttttctttgtatcaATTGAAGCTTCAGAGACAAAGCTGTAGAAACAGTTTGTGGATTTACTCGCGGATGTCTCTTTAATTCTTATTAAGCAACAACGATGACTGAATAGTTTCATGACAGATTGCGGCAAAGATGATCCTGAGCTCAACGAGGAGATGCAGAAACAGTTTGTGGATCTACTCACGGAGGAATTAAAGCTTCAGGAGGCTGTAACAAAGGAGCACACCCATCACATGAATGTCACCATCGTGGAAGCGAGGAGATTGGCTTCTCAGTACCAGAGGGAGGTTGAGAAGTGCAATGCCGCGACCGAGACCTGCGAGGAGGCGAGGGAGCGGTCCGAGGCTGCCCTCACTAAGGAGAAGAGGATCACTGCAATGTGGCAACGGCGGGCTCGCCAGTTGGGTTGGCAGGACTCATAAATTCGCGAGTTGGATAGTTCTGCTGAATGCTCCTCGTGACCAAGTAAAGCATTTCTTTGAGCTATTCATTCCAACTGATAATTTCTGTACTCTTGCCTTATATTATGATCTAAGAATGCAAAATGTAGTCCAACTTTGTAATTTTGGTTTCTTTATATGGAAAAAAAGTAATTTACGCCCCTCTAAATCTGATATGTCGATTCATCTTCAAACTCTTTAAGTGCCAATAGACTTGTATTTGAGTTTTTTTCCCCTTACTAAATAGCATCTGCTAATCTGAGCTCCACGAACACACATTATTTTAGGCTTCGTTTTTTACGAGTCATAATATAGCAGTCCGTATGGGTATATCACAGCTGTGACACTGACATGCATGTATATCGCGAACTTGCATTGAACTATTGAAAGTGTTATGTATAGCTGGAAACATACTATTATATTCtttcttaactataaggttaGGTTTGGTGCATTTTCATTTACTCTTTCTTAGTTTCTTTTCTTCCACTGTTACTTTTTGTTTACTCCGTCAATCGAATAATTCTCCCTAAAAGTCATGAACCATTCTTGGTTCTGTTGATGTGCTGCAATAGTCTTTTTATTTTCGGTTTCTTTTATCCTTGATTGTGTCATTTTCCTGTGTATCTTTCTCTGATTTATGAACCAACATGCCTGACAATTATGTGGATTTAGGGCTACATTTTTAAGACACTTACTACATTATTGTGCTATACTTTCAACTAGATAGCAATCAATTTGTGGTTCTTGCCCTGTTGTGGCTAATTAGTTCTCAGCCCCTTGGAGGTATGCTTCTTTCGGAAATTATCGTCCAGTTTGGatgcataaatatcttatttggtATATTTTCTTGATGTATCCAAAATGCATATAGTATTTAGTAGATAAGGAGTGTAATTAAATATCTAGAATGAATATCATATTTGGAGAAGATTTGATGAACTTAGGCTATGATTGAATGCCTGAATACAGTATGCAAGAATAACTTATTTGGTATAaggatttttttaatataatcgTAAGTAAGAGTTTGgttttttcttgcatttttaAAGAACTTGCTATCCAGGATttgatagtataatatatttcatCTATAAGATGATTcatcttattttgaaaaaaatgacTAGGAGTccgaatataatattttattctaaacatTTGCTAACATATCTTATCAaccaaatatacaaattttttaagaCTGTTTGTATTTTAGAATGAATTATTTAAGAATAACTTATTcggtataattttttttttatcattgtgagttagaagtttaatttttatttcttcaaagttcttctttttataatttCGTAGTTAGCATTATTCATCtacaagataatttattttattataaaataaaataatttaagggccggatataatattttatttaaaatatttgattatatttttaattatataaatatacaaattttttaaataaatcaagAAATATATACTGAATaatatattcatgcatccaaatgaATCTAAATAAACTAAGAATATATACTGAACAATTATATTTCAATTAtatttatgcatccaaacaggatTAAGGACCCTTTAattcaatataatttttatttgttttttttcacaCAAATTTTATCTTCTccacgcctctctctctctctctctctctctctctctctctctctcttaatatttacaaatttcttttccaacttttttaccataattatttaaattttttttttaaaaaaaaagtagcatgctattgatgccaaaattgaaattaacacgTCGACTTAGCCCACGTATAAGcgaaagaaataaggacacgtggtacatcaggagtcggcaataaaaCGCCTGAaagtcaagagcgtttaggcgggaacggttgaaaaGTGGAGGCGTAACTTCTATGAGAAGtgggcgtaactttcatgaggagtgggcataacttccacaatcatggttacaaccactcctccaactactttcaaccgaccaataatgtgggctgagaagacatcactataaatagtaacttcaaagccaATAAGGGTCTTTCTttcccctgaacgagaagaccaccgcattttcatatctttcattttctgcatttattgctttctaggagtagtctaaatgtaatcttttctttttcgcatttactactttcctaggagtagcttTTAAGTAGAActctggagtctgtctgccccacggacATCATTCTGTTGTAAGCTACATATTcgcagagtctgtatgcccttcgggcacactctgttatatatatatatatatatatatatatatataggcattcagctctttcagccgatcagtcattgtgtatttcatttattcggctctttcagctgaccagttactgtgtacttttttcattcggctcttctgccgacattgatccctgcacagttcatacattcggttcatccagccgaaccgattctacagtaaaaatttttgaactcagctgatccgatccctcgtcagccgaatcgcttgatctgtcgaagggcgcaaacttcgagagtCACTATCCGCAaccgttcctcaccccgacgcgcttgccaaggaggatctttgaccgggtctgtaatacactgaacttttgcaaactgcggagttcgagtatgtggaatggtgtgtggatcactcctacatgttctaaaaggttagaacaagtgtttggataagttagaggatgattggaatgttaaaagtgagaaattgcattgatctggcgaaaagcagcattttctgcttgctgtaccggtacagcccttaccttgtaccggtacaagctggcagattcggggcagcaaggttagtttggtaatttcacatcttgttctcagctatttgatcccagcacgactcctggagcttgctggagtgtgctagagctcagaggaGGGTTCTCcaccatttctctctttctctctctagggtttttctctctctacatcgaaNgtttttacttcctatcgacttgttgcttgtagacgccttatatactgcaggtgtatggcgggtctgtgcacgtgccggatatgcttccgctagtacccgggcgtgacagggtCAAGGGTCgaaaaattcggctaccaacacatgctatccgtttcgtttttttcatttaaaaataaacttagctggaaatgtgaatcaactaaaattggaacttgggtctcgaataccaaccaccaagccctgattagattgaatataatTTGAAGACCGGATCTTGATAATATCGGCCGAATCCTGTCCGAATACAGAAAATACCGGAATGTTTATTTCTTTCAAACCAGAATTCATTCATCAAATGGCCGCGATCTCTTATTACTTTCATTAATCGGACGGCTAAAATTTGGCATCAACACTATATTAGGATTCAAAAGTGAAATTAGTGATTTCCAAAATGCCAGTGATAGGACACCAACagcactttaattttttatatatatttgctgCAATATCTGCCCACACCTATGTTAGACACTTAGACATTCGGTGCCAATTATGATACCAATTAACAAATAGATCAGAATCTAGAATAGTGTGTAGAAGCAAATCATAATTTTGCCAATCATGAACATAAATCTGGTCCTGTGCATCCGCATCCGCTAAATTGTCGACCGCTTTTAACATCATTGATCAAATAAGCTTCATTCCATACTGTT
This genomic window contains:
- the LOC109706937 gene encoding uncharacterized protein LOC109706937 (The sequence of the model RefSeq protein was modified relative to this genomic sequence to represent the inferred CDS: added 18 bases not found in genome assembly), yielding MSGGGGGWRRSGACARCCLVVFAVASALCVSAPALYWRYKKSFLSAAAGSTTTTTTSSSSSAAAVCPPCLCDCPPPLSLLHIAPGLVNLSITDCGKDDPELNEEMQKQFVDLLTEELKLQEAVTKEHTHHMNVTIVEARRLASQYQREVEKCNAATETCEEARERSEAALTKEKRITAMWQRRARQLGWQDS